The following proteins are encoded in a genomic region of Reichenbachiella sp.:
- a CDS encoding DoxX family protein — MNLQKTFSKYSDLSLLFVRIAFGVRLIWGTQDNILSYERMQEFAGFLEANGFPFPMVSAFASVYLQFAAGICWILGLWVREASLVMVANFVIAILMVHIGDTYINTAPAIHLLTFAFFLLCSGGGKYSIKQ, encoded by the coding sequence ATGAACCTACAAAAGACCTTTTCCAAATACTCCGATCTTTCCCTTCTTTTTGTCCGAATAGCCTTTGGTGTGCGTCTGATCTGGGGCACACAAGACAACATCCTAAGCTACGAACGAATGCAAGAGTTTGCGGGATTTTTAGAGGCTAATGGGTTTCCATTTCCTATGGTATCAGCGTTCGCGTCTGTTTACCTTCAGTTTGCTGCAGGGATTTGTTGGATTCTTGGTTTATGGGTACGAGAAGCCTCATTAGTCATGGTGGCCAATTTTGTCATAGCCATTCTTATGGTACATATTGGAGACACTTACATCAACACAGCTCCTGCCATTCACCTACTCACATTTGCTTTCTTCTTGCTTTGCAGTGGAGGAGGGAAGTATTCGATAAAACAGTAA
- a CDS encoding GAF domain-containing protein, producing the protein MSENLFLPETESRVEKYEALIPQIEALISTESDLIANLANVAAALKEGMNFFWVGFYLVKEDELVLGPFQGPIACTRIKKGKGVCGTAWAKKRTVIVEDVDQFPGHIACSSASKSEIVLPAIKDDEVKLILDIDSDELADFNQEDQIHLERLMKIIEAKL; encoded by the coding sequence ATGTCAGAAAATTTATTTCTCCCGGAAACAGAAAGCAGAGTTGAAAAATACGAAGCTTTAATTCCTCAAATCGAAGCTTTGATCTCTACTGAATCGGATCTGATAGCCAATTTGGCTAATGTGGCTGCGGCTTTGAAAGAAGGTATGAATTTTTTCTGGGTAGGATTTTATTTGGTTAAGGAAGATGAATTGGTGCTTGGGCCTTTTCAGGGTCCGATCGCCTGTACAAGGATTAAAAAAGGCAAAGGAGTTTGTGGTACAGCATGGGCAAAAAAAAGGACTGTAATAGTAGAGGATGTGGATCAGTTTCCTGGTCATATTGCCTGTAGCAGCGCTTCTAAATCAGAAATAGTATTGCCAGCGATCAAGGATGATGAAGTCAAGTTAATTTTGGATATTGATAGTGACGAATTGGCTGATTTTAATCAAGAAGATCAAATACATCTTGAGCGATTGATGAAAATCATCGAAGCTAAGCTCTAG
- a CDS encoding HAMP domain-containing sensor histidine kinase: MEPIHFKQSLFTLHFLDDDLEEEYRLKAFPNSLKSFKVVFLFLLALDLYIIVVEFFRMDDPFYAVFTRSLMLIFYSAVILISNFLGKVGPKYHQSFVFLALLAMYLIVLTQDIYGDMYYLFFSNVAFTLIYIVFTVSGLRFTNALILALLYLAIYVFYCFWWYPNAYHAGQLPNVMINWVIAAMAGYILEKSSRKAFANGYLLKQKNIESERYNALKNKLLSVVSHDVQSPLNSINSVLSMFKEKAISPADSTKLLHKIHEQVAGTIGYVQKILFWTKNQMNGFQINKQSINLHAEISKCVKGFESLAEEKNIRIDNHVEHNNEIFADPEMFDIVLRNLLGNAIKFSPEHTAVEISFHSNEQWDELAIRDHGVGIEQDRLEKIFAFNHAHTDGTKLERGSGIGLSLCSEFMTKLEGGLSVESQVGEGSTFYLKFKKSI; the protein is encoded by the coding sequence ATGGAGCCCATTCATTTCAAGCAAAGTCTATTCACTTTACACTTTCTAGATGACGACCTGGAAGAAGAGTATAGATTAAAGGCTTTTCCCAACTCGCTCAAGTCATTCAAGGTGGTTTTTCTTTTTTTGTTGGCTCTTGATCTCTACATCATTGTCGTTGAGTTCTTTAGAATGGATGATCCTTTTTACGCCGTATTCACCAGATCCTTGATGCTTATATTTTATTCGGCGGTTATTTTAATTTCGAACTTTCTGGGAAAAGTAGGACCCAAGTATCATCAAAGTTTTGTGTTCCTGGCCCTACTCGCCATGTATCTCATTGTACTCACTCAGGACATTTATGGTGACATGTACTACCTCTTCTTTTCTAATGTTGCTTTCACCCTTATCTATATTGTATTTACGGTTAGCGGATTACGGTTTACAAATGCGTTGATATTGGCACTATTGTATTTAGCCATTTACGTGTTTTATTGCTTTTGGTGGTACCCTAATGCTTATCACGCCGGGCAACTGCCAAACGTGATGATCAATTGGGTGATAGCTGCCATGGCAGGGTATATTCTTGAAAAGAGCAGCCGCAAAGCTTTTGCGAACGGCTACCTTTTGAAGCAAAAAAATATCGAATCTGAAAGATACAATGCCTTAAAAAATAAATTGCTCTCTGTTGTATCCCACGACGTTCAATCTCCGCTCAACAGCATCAATTCCGTACTGAGCATGTTCAAAGAAAAGGCCATTTCTCCAGCCGATTCAACCAAGCTACTGCATAAAATTCACGAACAGGTTGCAGGCACTATAGGCTATGTGCAAAAAATTCTATTCTGGACCAAAAACCAGATGAATGGATTCCAAATCAACAAGCAGTCCATCAACTTACACGCTGAAATTAGTAAATGCGTTAAAGGGTTTGAGAGCCTGGCAGAAGAAAAAAATATTAGAATCGACAACCATGTTGAACACAACAATGAAATCTTTGCCGATCCAGAAATGTTTGATATTGTACTTAGAAATCTCCTGGGGAACGCCATTAAATTCAGCCCTGAACATACGGCAGTAGAGATTTCCTTTCATTCTAATGAACAGTGGGACGAACTAGCTATTCGAGATCATGGAGTAGGCATTGAACAAGATCGATTGGAAAAAATTTTTGCCTTCAATCATGCACATACCGACGGAACAAAACTTGAGCGAGGTTCTGGCATTGGACTATCTCTTTGCTCTGAGTTTATGACCAAACTGGAGGGAGGGCTTTCCGTAGAAAGCCAAGTAGGTGAGGGAAGTACGTTTTATTTAAAGTTCAAAAAATCAATCTAG
- a CDS encoding methylated-DNA--[protein]-cysteine S-methyltransferase: MNMQLSLLPDTETMYHALISKDSSFEGVFFAAIKTTGIFCRPTCHARKPKPENVEYFGNSKDALDHGYRPCKVCHPMEMKGVVPIWLKPLLEDIEQTPNIKINDQNLRDRGLDPTRVRRWFKKNHGMTFQAYLRSLRINNAFGQIRQGDQVIQSAYSNGFDSLSGFLETFKNSTGFTPKESKFKNVISVTRIPTPLGPMIAGATDKGICLLEFTDRRMIETQVERLRKYLKAELIPGQSPFFEPLTKELNLYFEGNLKKFSVPLETPGTEFQQKVWRVLQDIPYGKTRSYKEQALAINNLKAIRAVATANGDNRIAIIIPCHRVIGSDGSMTGYGGGVWRKQKLLELERQNA, translated from the coding sequence ATGAATATGCAACTTTCTCTTTTGCCCGATACTGAAACTATGTACCATGCACTGATAAGCAAAGACAGTTCTTTCGAGGGTGTGTTTTTTGCGGCCATCAAAACCACCGGTATATTCTGTCGCCCGACCTGCCACGCTCGCAAACCAAAACCAGAAAATGTAGAATACTTTGGCAATTCTAAAGATGCATTGGATCACGGCTACCGACCTTGTAAAGTGTGTCACCCAATGGAAATGAAAGGGGTAGTTCCCATTTGGTTAAAACCACTATTGGAGGACATCGAACAAACGCCAAACATCAAAATCAACGATCAAAACTTAAGAGACCGAGGGCTTGATCCCACTCGAGTGAGAAGATGGTTCAAGAAAAACCACGGGATGACTTTTCAAGCCTATCTCCGTTCGCTGAGAATTAACAATGCTTTTGGTCAAATTAGACAAGGAGATCAGGTCATTCAGTCCGCTTATAGCAATGGATTCGATTCCTTGAGCGGCTTTCTAGAAACCTTCAAAAACTCAACCGGTTTTACGCCTAAAGAAAGTAAATTTAAAAATGTGATATCTGTAACACGTATCCCAACACCCCTAGGACCAATGATCGCAGGGGCCACAGACAAGGGTATTTGCTTATTGGAGTTTACCGACCGACGCATGATCGAAACGCAAGTAGAAAGACTTAGGAAATACCTCAAAGCAGAGTTGATACCAGGGCAAAGCCCATTTTTTGAACCATTGACCAAAGAGTTAAATCTCTATTTCGAAGGCAATCTTAAAAAATTCTCAGTTCCTCTGGAGACCCCAGGCACCGAATTCCAACAAAAAGTATGGCGCGTACTGCAAGATATTCCATATGGAAAAACGCGTAGCTACAAAGAACAGGCGCTTGCTATAAATAATTTAAAAGCTATTCGTGCAGTAGCCACTGCAAACGGTGACAACCGAATTGCTATTATCATTCCTTGTCACAGAGTGATCGGCTCAGATGGATCAATGACTGGGTATGGGGGAGGTGTTTGGAGGAAACAAAAACTCTTGGAGCTTGAAAGGCAAAACGCCTAA
- the ribH gene encoding 6,7-dimethyl-8-ribityllumazine synthase, which translates to MASNLKNLSDYSSKNVIDISNKTFAVVVSEWNEEVTESLYNGAIETLKQHGAQPNNIVRVDVPGSFELSLGAQKLAQRDDVDAVICLGCVIQGETRHFDFICDAVAHGITNVSLKYDKPVIFGVLTPDNQKQATDRAGGKHGNKGDEAAITAIKMLAL; encoded by the coding sequence ATGGCAAGTAACCTTAAAAACCTTAGCGACTACAGTTCAAAAAATGTAATTGACATATCAAACAAAACATTTGCAGTAGTTGTATCAGAATGGAATGAGGAAGTCACAGAGTCGCTCTACAATGGCGCCATTGAAACCCTAAAACAGCACGGTGCTCAGCCTAATAACATTGTGAGAGTTGATGTGCCGGGAAGTTTCGAACTCAGCCTAGGTGCACAAAAACTAGCACAAAGAGATGATGTAGACGCTGTCATCTGTCTTGGCTGCGTTATTCAGGGGGAAACCAGACATTTTGATTTTATCTGTGATGCCGTAGCCCATGGCATTACGAATGTTTCCCTTAAATATGATAAGCCAGTAATATTTGGTGTATTGACTCCAGACAATCAAAAACAAGCCACCGATAGAGCTGGTGGTAAACATGGAAACAAAGGAGATGAGGCAGCTATTACTGCTATAAAAATGTTGGCTCTTTAA
- a CDS encoding cytochrome P450, with amino-acid sequence MKPPKAFPENSKFKNLKKFQASPIEYMKEAASIYGSPVDLNLPIGKFALISDPEQAQHVLATNHENYTKSNGYKQVALVLGNGLLTAEGDEWHKNRKILQPSFHKNELRKLLPAVWETGMQYLSTLDDKQALRLDTEMNGLTLTILLNSLIHSSDEEILTKMSDHVNFGQEFIVNRIRNPFKWPLWIPSKNHRRYHAMMRDSNELIERTINERSSISGKDIDDLLSVLLKNFDAEQDFFQIRDEILTFLVAGHETSSLGMTWTLHLLAHHPETQNRLFKEVKSLEGFESLDLMNFSNLKYTGQVIKESMRLFPPIWNVVRKAKAQDELGGFEIEEGYQLMNSIYELHHHPDYWENPEAFNPDRFENYNFKHKFQYLPFGGGPRFCIGNNFALFEMTILLVQFVQSYELKPLSPQKIGFNPLLTLRPDQPINLQLIKRS; translated from the coding sequence TTGAAACCACCTAAAGCCTTTCCAGAAAACAGCAAGTTTAAAAATCTCAAGAAGTTTCAGGCTTCTCCTATTGAATACATGAAAGAGGCGGCTTCTATTTATGGTTCGCCTGTAGACTTAAATCTACCCATTGGAAAATTTGCCTTGATATCTGACCCAGAACAGGCTCAACATGTCCTCGCCACCAATCACGAAAATTACACGAAGAGTAATGGATATAAGCAAGTAGCCTTAGTGCTAGGCAATGGATTGCTTACTGCTGAGGGTGACGAATGGCATAAAAACAGGAAAATACTTCAGCCCTCATTTCACAAGAATGAGCTCAGAAAACTGCTTCCTGCAGTTTGGGAAACAGGCATGCAGTATTTATCCACTTTGGATGACAAGCAAGCGCTTAGGTTGGACACCGAAATGAATGGTCTGACACTAACGATTTTATTGAATTCTCTTATACATTCCTCAGATGAGGAGATACTCACCAAAATGTCCGATCATGTCAACTTTGGTCAGGAATTTATCGTCAATCGTATTCGCAATCCCTTCAAATGGCCGCTCTGGATTCCGTCAAAGAACCATCGACGCTACCACGCCATGATGCGCGACTCCAATGAATTGATCGAAAGGACTATCAATGAACGCTCGTCAATTAGTGGCAAAGACATCGATGATTTACTTAGTGTATTATTGAAAAATTTCGACGCTGAACAAGACTTTTTCCAAATACGAGACGAAATTTTGACCTTTTTAGTCGCTGGGCATGAAACCTCCTCTCTCGGTATGACATGGACCTTACACCTTTTGGCCCACCACCCTGAAACTCAAAACCGACTCTTTAAAGAGGTTAAAAGTTTAGAAGGATTTGAAAGTCTGGATTTAATGAATTTTTCGAACTTAAAATACACGGGCCAGGTCATCAAAGAATCTATGAGATTATTTCCTCCAATTTGGAACGTCGTAAGAAAAGCCAAGGCACAGGACGAATTGGGTGGTTTTGAAATTGAAGAAGGTTATCAACTGATGAACAGCATATACGAACTTCACCACCATCCTGATTATTGGGAAAACCCAGAGGCGTTTAATCCAGATCGGTTTGAAAACTATAATTTCAAGCATAAGTTTCAATATTTACCCTTTGGTGGAGGACCTAGATTTTGCATTGGAAACAATTTTGCATTATTCGAAATGACCATTTTATTGGTTCAATTCGTACAATCTTATGAACTCAAACCACTCTCTCCTCAAAAAATTGGATTCAATCCGCTACTAACACTCCGTCCTGATCAACCAATCAATCTTCAATTGATTAAAAGAAGCTAG
- a CDS encoding tetratricopeptide repeat protein, with translation MTKKRKSTENHDHDLFENPEAIAEQFSRTEQFIEKNKTLVSVIAGIIVVAIVGYMFANYYIQGQNDNAQRDMFQAVYYFEADSLGKALNGDGNNYGFLEIISEYGMSDAANLANYYAGATYLKLGDFENAVRYLSDFSASDYIIQARAYSLIGDAQMELGNFEEAAAQYEKAADYNANKQFSPTYLIKAAIANEQAGDLNSAKDNYQTIVDDFYGVVEYQESVKQLARLEGLAN, from the coding sequence ATGACAAAGAAGAGAAAAAGTACGGAGAATCACGACCACGATTTGTTTGAGAATCCGGAAGCAATTGCTGAGCAGTTTTCAAGAACGGAGCAATTTATCGAGAAGAATAAAACCTTGGTTTCTGTTATCGCAGGTATCATTGTAGTAGCTATCGTTGGATACATGTTTGCTAACTACTACATCCAGGGGCAAAATGATAACGCTCAGAGAGATATGTTTCAAGCGGTATACTACTTTGAAGCAGACAGCCTTGGAAAAGCATTGAACGGAGATGGTAATAACTACGGCTTCCTGGAAATCATCAGTGAGTACGGCATGTCTGATGCTGCTAATCTAGCAAATTATTATGCTGGTGCTACATACCTTAAACTTGGAGATTTCGAGAATGCGGTGCGGTACTTAAGTGATTTCAGCGCTTCAGATTATATTATTCAGGCTAGAGCCTACTCGCTAATTGGCGATGCTCAAATGGAATTGGGAAATTTTGAAGAGGCGGCTGCTCAATATGAAAAGGCAGCTGACTATAATGCAAACAAGCAATTCAGCCCAACTTATTTGATAAAAGCAGCTATTGCCAACGAACAGGCTGGCGACTTAAACTCTGCTAAAGACAACTATCAAACTATTGTAGATGACTTTTACGGTGTAGTAGAATACCAGGAGTCTGTAAAGCAATTGGCAAGACTTGAAGGATTGGCCAACTAA
- the recF gene encoding DNA replication/repair protein RecF (All proteins in this family for which functions are known are DNA-binding proteins that assist the filamentation of RecA onto DNA for the initiation of recombination or recombinational repair.), with product MFLQSLSLQYFKNYEKAEVSFCDHFNCLVGMNGSGKTNVLDAIHYLSTTKSAFHSLDSQSINHEGQYFVVNGEFKLGEKFNKVHCSLKKNSRKTFKVDGAEYEKLSEHVGKFPLVLIAPNDDELIRESNEIRRRFFDSIISQYDAEYLHALIKYNHYLKQRNALLKSMNESGKVDKVMIETYDKPLIALGTDIAKKRKAFIKEFLPHLQSNYDRISEKKERVNIDYNTKVLEKDFAQQYAKGLQKDVIMQRTNLGIHRDEYLFEIDNYLIKKFGSQGQQKSLLISLKLAQFEFVKSHLGVTPILLLDDIFDKLDDGRISQLMEIIGSDSFGQVFVTDAREERTRSLLQGKFEPMKIFRVEKNVIEELD from the coding sequence ATGTTTCTTCAATCACTCTCCTTGCAATATTTTAAAAATTATGAAAAGGCAGAGGTTTCATTTTGCGATCATTTTAATTGTCTGGTGGGGATGAATGGAAGTGGTAAAACCAATGTGCTGGACGCCATTCATTATTTATCTACGACCAAAAGTGCCTTTCATTCCCTGGATTCTCAAAGCATTAACCATGAAGGTCAATATTTTGTAGTTAATGGTGAATTTAAATTGGGTGAGAAGTTTAATAAAGTGCATTGTAGCTTGAAAAAAAATAGCCGAAAGACTTTTAAGGTAGACGGGGCAGAATATGAAAAATTGAGTGAGCATGTCGGAAAATTCCCGTTGGTTTTAATCGCTCCCAACGATGATGAGCTTATTCGTGAAAGCAATGAAATCAGAAGACGGTTTTTCGATAGTATCATTTCTCAGTATGACGCGGAATATTTACATGCACTCATCAAATACAATCATTATCTCAAACAGCGGAATGCATTGCTGAAATCCATGAATGAAAGTGGTAAGGTGGATAAGGTAATGATCGAAACATACGACAAGCCGTTGATTGCTCTTGGTACTGACATCGCCAAAAAAAGGAAGGCTTTCATCAAGGAATTTCTTCCGCATTTACAATCCAATTACGACCGGATTTCAGAAAAAAAAGAGCGAGTAAATATTGACTATAATACGAAGGTACTCGAAAAGGATTTTGCACAACAATATGCGAAAGGTCTTCAAAAGGATGTGATCATGCAACGAACTAATTTGGGTATTCATAGAGATGAATATTTGTTCGAAATCGACAATTATCTAATCAAAAAATTTGGTTCTCAGGGTCAGCAAAAATCTCTACTTATTAGCTTGAAGTTGGCTCAATTTGAATTTGTAAAATCACATTTGGGAGTTACCCCGATTTTACTCTTGGACGACATTTTTGACAAATTGGATGACGGCCGTATTTCACAGCTCATGGAGATTATCGGGTCAGACTCTTTTGGACAGGTGTTTGTCACGGATGCACGAGAAGAGCGTACTCGAAGTTTGCTTCAAGGAAAATTCGAACCTATGAAAATTTTTAGAGTTGAAAAGAATGTGATTGAGGAGCTAGATTGA
- a CDS encoding NAD(P)/FAD-dependent oxidoreductase: protein MYDVIIVGGGLAGLVNAILLARSGFEVALFEKNSYPFHRVCGEYISNEVKPFLIRNGLFPTDLNPTEISKFKLTSTNGKQAELALEMGGFGVSRFAFDYFLFQQAQAAGATILQNHKVKDIKFVDNEFQISANRQDYRSKLVIGAYGKRSALDKSRKFMNKKSPYLGVKYHIKIDLPTEEIALHNFQNGYCGISQVENNTFNLCYLSHRNNLKNKSIDEMETTVLHKNQFLKSIWDNADFVFEKPKVINEISFEKKELVYDHILMCGDTAGMITPLCGNGMAMAIRSAKLLSDVILEEWNGGNFKRFQIEENYRMHWHQNFSSRLWTGRQIQKMFGSKWSSNLAVRLVNNEWLGNWVVSQTHGTEF from the coding sequence ATGTACGATGTCATTATCGTTGGAGGTGGCTTAGCTGGACTTGTCAATGCTATATTGCTAGCTCGATCAGGGTTTGAAGTAGCGTTGTTCGAGAAAAACAGCTACCCGTTTCATCGGGTCTGTGGTGAATATATTTCGAATGAAGTAAAACCCTTTTTGATAAGAAATGGCCTGTTTCCAACAGACTTGAACCCCACAGAAATTTCCAAATTCAAGCTCACCTCTACTAATGGAAAACAAGCAGAACTGGCATTGGAAATGGGTGGATTCGGTGTCAGTCGATTTGCTTTTGATTATTTTCTCTTTCAACAAGCACAAGCCGCTGGAGCGACCATTCTTCAAAACCATAAAGTTAAAGACATCAAATTTGTAGACAACGAGTTTCAAATTTCTGCCAATAGGCAGGACTACAGGAGTAAACTAGTAATTGGTGCTTACGGCAAGCGATCTGCGCTGGACAAGAGCAGAAAATTCATGAATAAAAAATCACCATACCTAGGCGTAAAGTATCACATTAAAATAGACTTGCCGACTGAAGAAATTGCTCTACATAATTTTCAGAATGGATACTGCGGCATTAGTCAAGTAGAAAATAATACATTCAATCTCTGCTATTTATCACACCGAAATAACCTAAAAAACAAATCCATCGATGAGATGGAAACTACTGTCCTTCATAAAAATCAATTCCTTAAAAGTATTTGGGATAATGCCGATTTCGTGTTTGAAAAACCTAAAGTCATCAATGAGATTTCGTTTGAAAAAAAGGAGCTCGTTTATGATCATATCCTGATGTGTGGCGACACTGCAGGTATGATCACCCCACTTTGCGGCAATGGCATGGCGATGGCGATTCGCTCAGCAAAACTCCTGTCAGATGTAATTTTGGAAGAATGGAATGGCGGGAATTTCAAACGCTTTCAAATAGAAGAAAACTATAGAATGCATTGGCACCAAAATTTTTCTTCAAGGCTTTGGACTGGGAGGCAAATACAAAAAATGTTCGGCTCCAAATGGTCTTCGAATTTGGCTGTTCGTCTCGTCAATAATGAATGGTTAGGAAACTGGGTAGTCAGTCAAACGCATGGAACAGAATTCTAG
- a CDS encoding sodium:proton antiporter has product MYKYLVLFILLSFTLQGYAGNVKSNDLEENTVELVAPEGTSVEVAGDDAHHHAPSWSVIPFALLLIMIATGPLFYEHFWHKNYPIVACVLAALVVLYYLFGLHNVHAPVHALAEYVQFIALLSGLFIASGGIMIEVDKEAKPMTNVVILLIGALISNIIGTTGASMLLIRPFIRLNKNRIKPYHIIFFIFMVSNIGGSLTPIGDPPLFLGFLKGVPFFWTLEHNIFPWIFACLALAVVFYFTDKKNKSDYSFGESTHKPSNTVTFVGTKNFLWLAVIVGAVFLDPNVLDWVPAIHYDGQKFSYIREIIMLTSGFLSYKFADKEALQWNEFNFEPIREVAFIFIGIFGTMMPALELVGNFAQSDAGAAMITHNTLYWGTGLLSGFLDNAPTYINFLTAALASQGGSITTMADVVGFSNGEFVNSILSLKAISVAAVFFGSMTYIGNGPNFMVKSIAEQVGIKMPSFFGYIIRFSIPILLPLFVIVWLIFFYWGLL; this is encoded by the coding sequence ATGTACAAATATTTGGTTCTTTTTATTTTGTTAAGTTTTACCCTTCAGGGGTATGCTGGCAATGTAAAGTCCAATGATTTGGAAGAAAATACAGTGGAGTTGGTAGCACCTGAAGGAACTTCTGTGGAAGTTGCTGGCGATGACGCACATCATCATGCTCCGTCTTGGAGTGTAATTCCCTTTGCACTTCTCTTGATCATGATCGCCACTGGTCCTTTGTTTTATGAGCATTTCTGGCACAAAAACTATCCGATTGTTGCCTGTGTGCTGGCGGCTCTTGTAGTCCTATATTACTTGTTTGGTTTGCACAATGTACATGCGCCCGTTCATGCTTTAGCTGAATATGTACAGTTTATAGCTCTGCTCAGCGGACTATTTATTGCCTCAGGAGGTATTATGATTGAGGTAGACAAGGAAGCCAAACCAATGACCAATGTTGTCATATTATTGATCGGGGCTTTAATCTCAAATATCATTGGTACCACAGGTGCTTCAATGCTGCTGATTCGTCCCTTTATCCGACTCAACAAAAATAGAATCAAACCCTACCATATCATCTTCTTCATTTTTATGGTAAGTAATATTGGTGGTTCACTTACTCCGATTGGTGATCCTCCACTGTTTCTTGGGTTTTTAAAAGGAGTGCCATTCTTTTGGACACTTGAGCACAATATCTTCCCTTGGATATTTGCTTGTTTGGCACTAGCGGTTGTGTTCTACTTTACGGACAAAAAGAACAAATCAGATTACAGTTTTGGCGAGAGCACACATAAGCCATCGAACACAGTTACTTTCGTAGGCACCAAAAATTTCTTGTGGTTAGCTGTGATAGTGGGTGCTGTATTCTTGGACCCTAACGTTTTAGACTGGGTGCCAGCTATTCACTATGATGGACAAAAATTCTCCTATATTAGAGAGATTATCATGCTTACCTCCGGTTTTCTTTCTTACAAATTTGCGGATAAAGAAGCCTTACAGTGGAATGAATTTAATTTTGAGCCGATTCGGGAAGTCGCCTTTATTTTCATTGGCATTTTTGGGACGATGATGCCTGCGCTTGAACTTGTTGGGAACTTTGCGCAATCTGATGCAGGGGCTGCGATGATCACGCACAACACTTTATATTGGGGAACCGGACTACTATCTGGATTTCTAGATAATGCGCCAACTTATATTAACTTCTTAACTGCAGCCTTGGCATCACAGGGAGGTTCTATTACCACAATGGCTGATGTAGTGGGATTTTCGAATGGTGAGTTTGTCAACTCAATTCTGTCCTTGAAAGCCATTTCCGTTGCGGCTGTATTTTTTGGGTCTATGACCTACATTGGGAACGGTCCGAACTTCATGGTGAAGTCTATCGCCGAGCAAGTTGGAATTAAGATGCCCTCATTCTTTGGTTACATCATCAGATTTTCAATTCCAATTCTACTCCCGCTATTTGTGATCGTTTGGTTGATTTTCTTTTATTGGGGACTCCTCTAA
- the pdhA gene encoding pyruvate dehydrogenase (acetyl-transferring) E1 component subunit alpha, translating into MASVKEKKKSKATSKNEFSKETYMTWYESMLMMRKFEEKAGQLYGQQKIKGFCHLYIGQEACVAGAVSALEEGDKYITAYRDHAHPIALGTDPKKIMAELFAKETGISKGKGGSMHIFDKEHGFFGGHGIVGGQVPLGAGIAFAEKYNNTGKLCMCYMGDGAVRQGAFHEALNMAMTMKLPVIFVIENNGYAMGTSVQRTSNVTGLDQLGSAYEMPSESVDGMSVIDVHHAVARAADRARKGDGPTLLEMRTYRYKGHSMSDPAKYRTKEEVESYKAKDPVEMVRKEILSKKLASENELTTIDQKVKEEVALCVKFAEESAYPAPENAYTDVYADPSYPFLED; encoded by the coding sequence ATGGCAAGTGTAAAAGAAAAAAAGAAATCAAAAGCAACATCCAAAAACGAATTCTCAAAAGAAACTTATATGACATGGTATGAGTCCATGTTGATGATGAGAAAATTTGAAGAGAAGGCGGGACAGCTTTACGGTCAGCAGAAGATTAAGGGATTTTGTCACTTGTACATTGGCCAAGAGGCCTGTGTGGCAGGAGCCGTTAGTGCGCTTGAAGAAGGAGATAAATATATCACTGCTTATAGGGATCACGCACACCCAATTGCATTAGGTACAGATCCTAAAAAAATAATGGCAGAGCTTTTTGCTAAGGAAACTGGTATATCAAAAGGCAAAGGTGGCTCTATGCACATCTTTGACAAAGAGCATGGCTTTTTTGGTGGACACGGGATTGTAGGAGGCCAGGTGCCATTAGGTGCTGGTATCGCTTTCGCAGAAAAATATAACAACACCGGAAAGCTATGTATGTGCTACATGGGTGATGGTGCCGTAAGACAAGGTGCTTTTCACGAAGCGTTGAACATGGCAATGACTATGAAGTTGCCTGTGATTTTCGTGATCGAAAACAATGGCTATGCCATGGGTACTTCTGTACAAAGAACGTCTAACGTGACTGGCTTGGATCAATTAGGTAGCGCATACGAAATGCCCTCTGAGTCTGTTGATGGTATGTCTGTCATTGATGTGCATCATGCAGTAGCCAGAGCAGCAGATAGAGCAAGAAAAGGAGATGGCCCTACGCTATTAGAAATGAGAACCTATAGATATAAAGGTCACTCGATGTCTGATCCTGCTAAATACAGAACCAAAGAAGAAGTAGAGTCTTACAAAGCAAAAGATCCAGTTGAAATGGTGAGAAAGGAAATTCTCAGCAAAAAATTGGCATCAGAAAACGAATTAACAACAATTGACCAAAAAGTAAAGGAAGAAGTAGCCCTTTGCGTAAAATTTGCTGAGGAATCAGCTTATCCAGCACCGGAAAATGCCTATACTGATGTGTATGCAGATCCGTCTTATCCATTCTTGGAAGACTAA